TACTGGAAGTAAAGGACAGAAGTATTCACCCGGAAATTATTACTCATGCAAATCCGTCTTCTATTGCAGGTGTTAAATGGTTAGACGATAATTCTGGTTTTTTTTATGTGTATTATCCTGTAGTTGATCCAAAATCTCAGCTATTTGCTAAAAACACGCAACTCGTACTATATAAAGTAGGAGAAAATCCCAATTTAAGAAAAGATGTATTTTCAAGGAAAAATAATCCTGAACTAAATATAGCAACAGAAAAATACCCGGGTATTTTAGCATTTAACTCTGATGATCAATATTACATTGGAATGCTAGTGGATGCTGAAGATTACAGGGATACTTTTATTATAAATAAAGACGATTTTTTTAAAAACAGAAAAAGTTGGAAAGCTTTATATAAAAAGGAGGATAAAGTATTTTATGTTCGTTTAGTGGGAGATGAAATTTATTTCCTTTCTGGATATAATTCTCCTAATTTTAAATTATGTAAAACGAATGTACAAAATCCAGATTTTAAAAACCCTGAAGTTTTAGTCGCTGAATTTAAGGATGAAGTTCTTAAAAGTTATGTTATTACGAAGGATGGAATTTATTATACTACAACAAAGAATGGTGTTGAAGCTAAATTGTATCTATATAAGAGAGGAAAACAAAAGTTTATAGAACTTCCTTATGTAAGTGGAAGTATAAATTTGCAATCAAAGGGAAATAATTTTTCTGAATTGTGGGTTAGTTGTTCAGGTTGGGCAAATGATGAACAAAGGTACAGATACGACCTTAAGAACAATTTATTTACACTGGAAAATTTGGTTCCTATAACTTATTATCCTGAATTTAAAGATATAATTGTAGAAGAAATTACCGTAAAATCTCACGATAATCAAGATATTCCATTATCTCTTATTTATAATAAAAAATTAAAGAAAGACGGAAAATCTCCGATGTTAATTTATGGATATGGAGCTTATGGCGAATCAATTCGGCCTTTTTTTGCAAGAAGTTATTTGCTTTGGGCGAACCAAGGTGGTATAATGGCTATAGCACACGTTAGAGGAGGTGGAGAAAAAGGAGAGAAATGGCATTTAGATGGGCGAAAAATCAATAAGCCCAACTCTTGGAAGGATTTAATATCATGTACAGAATATATGATTAATCAAAAATATACATCCCCTGATAAAATAGCAGTTTGGGGACAAAGTGCTGGAGGTATCCTTGTTGGAAGAGCAATTACCGAAAGACCGGATTTATTTAAAACTGCAATTATTGAAGTTGGTACACTCAATACTTTAAGAAGCAAATTAAATGGAGTTGGAGGCACTGATGCCGATGAGTTTGGAAATATAGACGATCCAGAAGGTTTTAAAAGTTTATTGAAAATGGATGCATACCATCATATTAAGAAGAATATCAAGTACCCGTCAACCTTATTAATTACTGGTATGAATGATACAAGAGTGGCACCATGGCAATCAATAAAATTTGCAGCAAAATTAAATGCAAATAAGAAATCGAATAATCCAGTATTGTTAAAAGTGAATCAAAATTCTGGTCACGGAATAGAAGACCCGGTTTATAAAATTCATGAAAGAAATTCGTTAATTTATGCTTTCGCTTTTTGGCAGCTAGGTCATCCAGACTATCAACCAGTAGAAGAGATAAAAAAATAAATGCCACAATTTCCCTATTCATTTTTTGACCAATATGTGGTCCGCACACCTCACTATTCAAATAAAGAATTTCTAGAAAATTCAAGTAAGAGGTTTTTTAGTGATGAAGAATTGATAGAAATCTGTAAACGGCCTTCTTTTCAGGAATCTATTTACCTGGCATCTCCAAATCTTTATGAAGAAATTAATCAATGGCTCGATTCAGGGAAAAAGCTTGCGCCTAAAAAACAAGATAAACTGAAAAGTACTGTAATAAAATATTATGGTCGTATGAGTACACGATGTACGCCATTCGGTTTGTTTTCAGGTATAGGGTTGGGTGAATTTAAACATACTGTTAAAAAGCATGATGGAGGAACGAAAATTCGTCAAACTAATTTAGATATGTATTTCTTGGTTGCATTAGCTGATTATTTAGTTAACGTGCCAGAAATTAAAAGTAAGCTTTTATTCTTTCCTAACAACAGTATTCATATAATTGGAAATAAAATTCGCTTTATTGAATACGAGTTTCGTAATGGAAAAAGAGATTATATAATATCATCGGCCCCACTTTCTGACGAACTTAAGAAAGTATTATATTACGTAAAGGAAGGACGAACAATTATTGAAATTGCAGAAATACTAATTGAAGAGGATATAACCATAACAGAGGCTATCGGTTTTGTTGAAGAACTTATTGAAAACCAGGTTTTAATAAGTGAAATAGATCCTAATGTTTCCGGGAATGATTTTTTAGATGAACTAATTTCTGTACTTGATAAAATTGGGGCAAAAGTTGAAATTGGGGTTTTGACATCTATTAAAGATAAGTTGAGTGGCTTAGATGATTGTTTTGGAAATCACATTGGCGTTTATAGTGAGATTGAAAACCTGATCAAAAGTTTTGGAATAGAATACGAAAACAAATATCTTTTTCAGACTGATATGTATTTTTCAGATCAATTTGCATTGCCGGTCTTTTGGAAAAAAGAACTTAAAGAAACAATCAGTTTTCTAAATAAGATCTCTTTGAAAAATAATGATACTAATTTTGATAGGTTTAAAAAAGCATTTTATAATAGATTTGAAAGTGAGGAGATTCCATTATTATATGCTCTGGATACAGAAATTGGTATAGGGTATTTGCAAAATGCCAGTGCCAAAGGAGTGCATCCTTATTTAGATGATCTGGTAATTCCTGAAGAAAAAAGGAAGTCAGAGTTGAATGCCAAGTTCAACCCTGTTCAGGTTATTTTAAACAAAAAAGTTCAGGAAAGCATCCTAACAAATAGTTATGCGATTAAGCTTTCCGACCAAGATTTCGAGGGCTTTGATGAAAATTGGGGAGATTTACCAGACACTATCTCCTTCATGGCTGAAATAATAGTTGCTGAAGATCAGGAAAAATTATACATATCCAGTAGTGGAGGTGCGAGTGCAGCTAACTTGCTGGGCAGGTTTTGTTCAGAAAAATCGGATATAAAAAATTTAACGAAAGCAATTGCTGAAAAAGAATCAGAATTAAATAAGAATGTTATTCATGCAGAGATTATTCATTTGCCAGAAGCAAGGATAGGAAATGTGATTAGAAGACCATCTTTACGAGAATATGAAATTCCTTATCTGGCACAATCCACTTTACCTATAGAGAATCAGATTTTTATTGATGATTTATATATTTCTTTTAAGAATAATAGGATTGTCTTGCGTTCTAAAAAATTAAATAAAGAAGTTATGCCTTATCTGAGCAATGCACATAATTATTCTGCTCATTCTTTACCTGTTTATCATTTTTTATCCGATCTTAATGCCCAGGATCGTAGAGTTGGTATATATTTCAATTGGGGGGATTTAAAAAAAATCTATTATTTCCTTCCAAGAGTAGAGTACAAGAATAGCATTCTCTCTAAGGCCCAATGGCGTATTACGGATGAGCATATAATTGACGTGAGCCAGTTAATTAGTGATGAAGAATTGTTTTTACAGAGCTTAAAAGAGTGGAGAGAAATTCGAAAAATTCCTAACTGGATACGGTGGGTTAAGTCAGACAATACTTTGACTTTAAACCTGGATAATTACGAAATGGCCAAGCTTTTTGTACAAACAATAAAAAGCAAAAAATCAATATTCATTGAGGAGTTTTTATATGATGCTGATGATTTTAGTCATCAGTTTATATTTCCTCTTTATAGGAATCAATAGATGGAAACTGAAACTATAAGAAAATTTACTCCTGGTAATGAATGGATATACTTTAAAATCTATACCGGAATAAAAACAGCAGATTATATTTTAGATGAAGCAATCAAGCCTTTAGCTGATTATCTTCTACAAAGCAATATCATTTCAAAATGGTTTTTTATCAGATATCATGATCCTCAATCACATATACGGGTTAGATTTAAATTAAATAGTGCTGGAGGCTATGATGAAATTTTAAAAAAAATAAACAAAAGTCTAGAGGATTATACGGTGAGTGGAGAAATCTCTAATATTCTCATTGATACTTATAGTAGGGAGATTGAAAGGTACGGTGAACATACTATTGAAGACGCAGAAACCTTATTCTCTTTCAATAGTAGTTTAGTTTTGGATTGTTTATATATGGATGATGAAGAGAAAATTTTATTAAGTCTTTTTCATATTGATAAAACATTGGATATGCTTCATCTTTCTGTTGAGGAAAAACTTAGTTGGCTTAAAGACTATAATTATGCATTTAAGAAAGAATTTAATTCTGATAAAAGCCTCAATAGCCAGCTGGATAAAAAATACAGAGAAATTAAGCCTAGATTAATTGACTACTTTCTTTCAGATAATTATAGAACAATAAGAAATAGGATTGTTTATAGTATTACTAACAGTAGCCAAGTATTTGACAATATTAATCAATCCGTAGAGTTTAAGGGGCAAAGTTTTTTTCAAAGTATATTCCATATGAACATTAATAGACTTTTTGCTTCCGATCAAAGAATATTTGAAATGATTATATATGATTATTTACACAGATATTATAAAAGTATTCTTTTTACAAATAGACCAAATTAGTAATCTTTGTTGATTACGGTCGAATGTTAGTTAAAGCGTTTTGAAAGCCAGGTGTTTAGATTGATCTTTTGAAAGATTAATCTTCGGGTTATGAATTATTCTTATTTTTGTGATAAGAGGCTTTACTAATTTATTTCTATCAAAGATCACAAATATTATAAATATTATTAAAATGAAAATAAAACTGGTAATTATCGTATTGTTCTTTATCAATACCATGTCAGCACAAAAAATATACTTTTCAGCAAAGGCTGCAAATGATTCCTTAATTCTCGAAAAAAATATTTCAGATTTTGCTGCCAAGTCAGTTGGGAAATATGAAAAATCTAAAGGATTAGATTCTTTGGAAAAGCAACTGAAATTGGAAATTTTAGCAGGTCGTTTTAAAAACGCCGTTACAACTATTGGGAAATACAGAAATGTTTTTGCAAACAGTAAATATGCCTGTACCAGATTTGTTAACTATGAAATATATGCTTTAGCTAAAGATATTGAAAAAAATGAAAGAGCGGTTTTTCCAAAAGCACTGGAAAAAGCTTTTAATATTAAATATGCTGAGCTTCCTGAAAAATATTCATTCCGGGTGGCTGAAATCTTTAGTGAAGATATTCCATTACAGAGAACAAAATTGAAAAAAGGCTTGATGGCACTGAAGAATGATAGTATTGCGAATGCGGCAGCATTGGGGCTTGCTATGAGTTACCTGGATCTAAAGGTTTCTTCTCAAATTCAATCTAAAGTGACAGACCTTTTAATTTTAAAAGATAAAGAAAGATATACGATTGAGTCATTTAATTTAAAAACAAGCGGTGGGGGCAATGTTGAAATAACAATTATGCGTAGGAAAGGGAATGAAAAACCTTTGCCGGTTATTCTTACCAATAATATCTATGCCGGAAAATATGATTATGCTGTTGGAAAAAGAGCTGTAGCATACGATTATGTCGGAGTGGTTGTAAATACGCGTGGGAAGAGAAATAGTCCGGATGAAATAGAGCCTTTCGAGCATGAATCGCATGATCTTTATGATGTAGTCGACTGGATCAGTAAACAGCCGTGGTGTAACGGAAAAGTTGGGATGATTGGTGGTAGTTACTTAGGCTTCAGTCAGTGGGGAGCCGTGAAAAAACTACATCCAGCGCTAAAAACAATTGTACCTCAGGTTTCCGTAGGAATTGGAATTGATTATCCGATGACTAATAATGTATTTATGAGCTATATGCTGCAATGGATAGCATATGTCACTAACAACAAATTAACAGATGAATCTGATTTCCGGAATTTTGCAAAATGGGATTCTATTAATACAGCTTGGTATAAAAGCGGAAAGTCCTTTAGAGCTCTTAATTCTGTAAAAGGTATAAGAGATAAAATTTTTCAAAGATGGCTGGACCATCCAAGCTACGATAAATTTTGGAAAGATATGGTCCCTTACAAAGAAGATTTTTCAAAAATTAATATTCCTGTTCTTACCACAACGGGGTTTTATGATGACGATCAGCTTGGAGCGATGTACTATTTCCGGGAACATCTTAAATATAATAAAAATGCCAATCACTATGTTGTAATGGGGCCTTACGATCATGGAGGAGCTCAAAGTTATGGTGTAAATATATTAAGAGGATATAAAGTAGATCCTGTGGCTAGAATCAATATAAGCGATCTCGCTTTCTCTTGGTTTGATTATATTCTGAAAGACGGGATGAAACCTGAACTTTTAAAAGACAAGATAAATATTCAAATAATGGACACTAATGAGTGGCTCCATGTACCTGCCTTAGAAAAATCGCATAATAGTAAACTAAAGCTTTATTTCACAAAAAAAGAAAATGAACAATTGGTTTTGACTAAAGATAAACCTGGTGTATTGAATTCAACAAAACAAACAGTTGATTTTAAAAATAGAGACGATAAAGATGTATATTTTAAAGTAGGAAAAAGTGATAGTATAAAGATAAATAATTCTCTTGTTTATCAGACAGAGGTATTGGATAAAGATCTTATTATTAGTGGTGCATTTAATGCACAGATAAAAGCGGCTCTGAATAAAAAAGATATGGATATTACAATATCCTTAATCCAGATAAAGCCAGATAATAAAATATTCTTTTTATCCGACTTTCTTGGAAGGGCCAGCTACGCTGAAAACAGAGAAAAAAGACGTCTTCTTGAGCCTGGAAAAATTGAAACCATTCCGGTCGTAAATTCGATGTTTGTTAGTAAAAAAATACCTAAAGGAAGTAAATTGGTTGTAATTTTAGGAGTAAACAAGAATTCAGCATATCAGGTCAATTATGGTACTGGAAAGGATGTAAGTGAAGAAACAATTGATGATGCTACAGAACCATTGAATATTGAATGGTATAATGATAGTTATATAGAAATTCCAACTATCGAAAAGTAGAGTTATTTATATAAAAGTGATAAATTTTAAATTTTGTTTTATTGCTTTATTTAGTGAATTTTTTAATTATAATTCAATAATCTACATTTTTTTTTATTTAAAAGTAAAATTTGCTACAGGAAACATATATTTGGTGTAAACTCAAATAAACTTAAAAAATCATAAAGTTTTCATAAAGTTTTACAAATAAATAAAAATGTTTTTGTTTTTATAAATATTGTTGTACTTTTACATCGCCTTGAATGAGGGAACAAGTCAAGGTAATAAATTTTTTTTCATCATTTGTGTTTTTAGAATCGTATCGCCTGATACGATTCTTTTTTATTGTTCATAATTCAACAGTAAATCAATGAAATAGGAATAGGTTACGGAGCCTTCCTGTTGATTGCTTTGTAAAAATAAATTATTCGTAAAACCAAAGAAGTCATCAAGCCATCCCTGATGTTTTAAAATAAAGCTCTTTTCATATAAGCGATCCCTTTTCATCCCAGAAGAATAATTTTTTATTACTGCTTTTGCAAACGCAGGGTCTTCCTCTGCAATAAACCTTAAAAGACTTTTTAATGTAAAATATTCAGTGCTGTATCGCAAATCTGAATTTTTAGAGTTAATACCAACCAGATATCCGATGAAGTTGGCTTCTTGCTCTCTTGCGAATCCTAATTGATGGGAAGTTTCATGGGCTAGAGTAAATGGAATAAACGAAGAGGGAAGCTTGGAATTGTATTGTGCTTCTGCAGTAAATGGATTATAGTACCCTAGGATGCCTGTGAAATTCATTATATCCTTGAATAAACTCGGTTTGATTGAATTTACTGCCGTTACTTTTTTATCTGAAATGTACTGGGGAAGCATTAATTGCTGCGAAAGAATTTCTTTTTGAATGATTTTTGAATTACGGATCACAAAGATTCCGTTTTTATCCTCGGACACAAGTTGTCGGGTAGATTTACATTTTTCAAGATATATCAAAGCCAGCCTTCTGGCTTTTTCTATATTGGGTCTTTCCTGATTTCTTAATTTTTTAATAATCGGGGTCTGAAAATATAGCATTCCCCATGAAACCTGATAAGAAAAATAAAAGAGATTAATCAGTACTAAAAATTTTAGTAAGGAACTATTTCTCTTTTTCCTGTTGAAAAGCTGGAAAATAAGGTATAGACAGACAATGCCCAGTAGGACGTATAAAACATCTCCAAATGAGAAAGGGATCCATGAGAATATAATCTGATGAAATACCTTTTGTAGTTCAAAAAACTTTTCAAAAACAGAAATGAATAATTGTGATTTTGAAAACGCAAAAAACAAAAAGAATTGGGCAAGTAATATACCTGCCCAAAATCTTTTTTTCTTATATGTATGTATATTTTTAGTGTCCACTACCTTTTGAAATTTTGTCAAGATCAATTCCCTGAGATCTTAAGATTCCACTTACACGGATTGCATAGAATGCCAGATAAGCAAAGCAGATTACACCTACAATATAACTGAAATGAATAGAGGTGAGGTCGGCTACATAACCTTGAATAATACTTACTATTCCCCCTCCCATAATCATCATGATCAGGTATCCGGAACCTTGGTTTGTATGCTTACCAAGACCATTGATAGCCAAAGCGAAAATACAAGGCCAGAGTGTTGAACAGAATAATCCTACGCTTGTGAAGGCATATACTGAAACCATTCCTGTAGTAAACATTCCTATTAATAAAGCGGTAATTCCTGCGCAGGAAAATATAAGAAGCATCCTGGCTGGATTTCCCTTACTCAGAATGTCACAGATGATCATTGCTATGATAATAAACGCATAAACATAAAAATGATTGAGATCGTGTTTTGCGATTGCATTTACTAGTAAAAATACACCAAAAGCTAAATAAGGAGCTAGAAATCGTAAAATCTTTTTAAATCCGGCACTCAGATCAAAAGCTTCAACAGCACCGGTCCAACGACCAATCATTAGAGAAGCCCAATATAAAGATATGTAAGGAGCAACATCTTTTGTTGCAAAACCTAAATGTTTCTCCATATAAGCAGGTAAGTTACTCGCTGTAGAAACTTCTACACCCACGTAAACAAAAATAGCGATCATTCCAAGTACCAGCTGTGGATATTGAAAAGCTGATTTTCTATGTTCTCCCGGAACAGCGTCATCTGTGTCTTCTAAATTGGTTGGAGTAACTGCTGGAAGAGAGGAGAATTTAAGCATGATTGCAACTAAAACAAAGGCCACTCCTAATATTAAATAAGGCGTTTTTACACTTTCTATGCTCGCTTCTGTATTGGCAGCAGCGGCAGATCCGAAAATAGCAAAAGAAACAATCAGTGGTCCAATTGTAGTTCCCAGGTTATTGATTCCTCCTGCCATTGTTAACCTTTGTGATCCGGTTTCAGTAGGTCCTACCTCAATTGCCAATGGGTTGGCTACGATTTGTTGTAAAGAAAAACCTAATCCAACAATAAACAAACCTGATATCATCAGTGGGAACGATCCCAAATTGGCTGCTGGATAAAATAATAGGGTTCCAGCGGCAGAAATAAGAAGCCCGGCAATTAATCCATTTTTGTATCCGATTCTGTTAACCAGGTCTTGCTTAATACCTTTAGAAATAACCATATAAATTAAAGAACCGACAGTATAGGCGACATAAAAACAGATCTGCACCAGCATACTTTCGGTTTGACTTAAGTTAAAAGCTTTTTGGAAGACTGGGATCAAAATATCATTACTTGCTGCAACAAATCCCCAGAAAAAAAATACAGTGACTAATGGGATAAACTGTCCCCAATTAGTTTGTTTAGAATAATTCGACATGTTTGTTAAAGATTTCTTAATAACAAATATAATTATTTCTTTTAAATAGAGCGTTCTAGCAAGGTTTTTTTTATTTCGTTAAAAGCTTGCGTTTTCATATCCTTTTGAGATGCCGAAGGCTCCATAATATCATTGAAATAAACCTTTACTTTACCGGGGTGGCCTTTAGAATTATCGAAGGGAAACATTTCTTTCAAGCCAATAAAAGTAAAGACTGCTATCGGAGACTGATGTTTTGTAGATAAGGTAAAAGGTCCGTCTTTGAATTCGTCCAGAAGAATAGACGTGTCGTCAGGCACACCGCCTTCCGGAAAAATAACAATACTATTTCCCTCTTCCATTTTTTCAGCACATCTTCTATAAACATCTGCACGGCTTCTGGCACTACTTCGGTCTACCATAACGCAGATCCTTTTATAGATGGTGCCGAAAATAGGAATTTTCACTAACTCCTTTTTTCCTACATAACAAAGAGGGTGATGTGGAAATAGAATGCATGGAAGCATAATATCCATTATAGAGGTATGGTTGGAAATAACTACATATTGTTTTTTTCTGTCAATCTTTTTATCCGTAAGATTAATCAGCTCATAGCGAAGCCCCATACCATAAAACATTCCGTAACACCAAAAGCGGATAAACTGATAGGCATATCTGTAGTGTTTTTTGCTAAAGGATAAAATATAAACAGGTATTCCAAAAATGATCGTTAAAAAAAAGGCTAATATCAGAAGCCAGAATCTCCACAAATAATTTAAAATCTTTACCACAAACTAACCATTAAAAATTACTTTCTTCTTGACAGAATAATTAAGAATTGAAACCAATAAAATCGCAGCGATCTTACTCAGAATTTCTGGACTCAAGGTATAAAAAATTAAATTGATATTATCTTTAAATACAAAGCTGTAAAATATTTGAAAGAAACTAAGGCTGAGTAGTGTTGAAATAAAAGAGATAATCATAAAATAGGCAAATTCTTTTCTTTTTGAATGTTTTCCTCTTTCAAAAACAAACCAGATGCTTAAAAAATAATTGCTGATAATTCCGCAGCAGGTAGAAAAAATATTACTCAATGGATAATGGATTCCATGAAAATTTGTTTCCGAATGCAAAAATTGAGGAAGATATGTGCTGAAGATCTTAAAACTTCCTATCTCCATAACAGCACTGAGTCCTCCTGCTATTATGAAGAACAATATTTGTTTCTGACGTAGTATTAATTCTCTCATCGAATTTATCTGATGTGCAAATTTATAACTATATGTTAAACAGTAAAAAAAGATGTTAAATATTTTTTTTAAATCAAAAATAGTTCTAAATTTAATTTCAGAAGTAAATAAAAAGTACCTGATAATAAATTCATTTTCAGCCAGTTGTGTTGATGGTTTTTTCTATCTTGTAATGCCCGATTGAAAGCATTCTCCACAAATTTATAACCCAATTTATAACAATATTTGTATGAAAAGTCAAAACAAATACAGAAAATTCCAGCTCCAACAGAAAAATATTGAAGCTCTTGAGAAGGAGAATTCCCGTTTCAGGAGAGTATATTCTGAATATGAAAATATGTCTGATGAGCTTTGGAGTCTTGAAAACTCCAAGGGTGAACAGGTGCCAGATGATTTTATCAATGCGATGATGTTACAGGCTTCTTATCTGGAAGATGAAATTCAGGACTGGCTGATACAGTTCAATGAAAAAAAAGATGATATAAAACATTAGTTATACCAGTCACGTTGTGGCTTCTTTGTGAAGCTATTTAGAGATAAAATTCATAATTTAGCATCCTTAAACTAAAATGTAATATATGGTTGCTATTGTTGATGGCGGTTCTACCAAATGTGATTGGGTAATTTTAGATGACTTTAAAAAGGTCTTTATGAAGACGGAGACTATTGGTTTTAATCCCAATAATATTGCCGCAGAACTTATTGTACCCGAAATTGAAAAAAACATCAACCTTAGTGCTGTTAAAAACTCGATAACAAAGGTTTTTTTCTATGGTTCAGGATGTGGTATCCCTGAAAACTGTGCGACTATCGAAAGAGAATTGGGTAAATTTTTTACTAAAGCTGATGTTTTAGCAAAAGAAGACCTGATGGCTGCTGCGTATGCCGCTTATACTGGAAAGCCTGCTATTGTTTGCATTCTGGGAACGGGATCCAATTCTTGTTACTTTGACGGAGAAAATCTAAAAATAAAGCTTCCGTCTCTGGGATTTCTTATTGGAGATGAAGGTAGCGGAAGTGCTATTGGGAAACAATTGGTACGTCGCTTTTTCATGCAGAAACTTCCTCAGGACCTACATATAGAATTTGAGGAAATCTATCAGTTAACAATTGAGGAGGCATTAAAAAATATGTACCATACCTCAAGGCCAAATGCTTATTTGGCTAATTTCAATAAATTCGTTGTAGAACGGAAGGATCACCCATACTTTCAAAAAATGGTTTTCGAGGAGATGAGAAATT
The sequence above is drawn from the Chryseobacterium daecheongense genome and encodes:
- a CDS encoding GtrA family protein; protein product: MRELILRQKQILFFIIAGGLSAVMEIGSFKIFSTYLPQFLHSETNFHGIHYPLSNIFSTCCGIISNYFLSIWFVFERGKHSKRKEFAYFMIISFISTLLSLSFFQIFYSFVFKDNINLIFYTLSPEILSKIAAILLVSILNYSVKKKVIFNG
- a CDS encoding lysophospholipid acyltransferase family protein: MVKILNYLWRFWLLILAFFLTIIFGIPVYILSFSKKHYRYAYQFIRFWCYGMFYGMGLRYELINLTDKKIDRKKQYVVISNHTSIMDIMLPCILFPHHPLCYVGKKELVKIPIFGTIYKRICVMVDRSSARSRADVYRRCAEKMEEGNSIVIFPEGGVPDDTSILLDEFKDGPFTLSTKHQSPIAVFTFIGLKEMFPFDNSKGHPGKVKVYFNDIMEPSASQKDMKTQAFNEIKKTLLERSI
- a CDS encoding ATPase; translated protein: MVAIVDGGSTKCDWVILDDFKKVFMKTETIGFNPNNIAAELIVPEIEKNINLSAVKNSITKVFFYGSGCGIPENCATIERELGKFFTKADVLAKEDLMAAAYAAYTGKPAIVCILGTGSNSCYFDGENLKIKLPSLGFLIGDEGSGSAIGKQLVRRFFMQKLPQDLHIEFEEIYQLTIEEALKNMYHTSRPNAYLANFNKFVVERKDHPYFQKMVFEEMRNFFEYQVLPYEESKDAEINFIGSIAYYYEDILRSAAAELNLNIGNIVQKPIESLVNYHIKYIL